One genomic window of Coffea eugenioides isolate CCC68of chromosome 1, Ceug_1.0, whole genome shotgun sequence includes the following:
- the LOC113748732 gene encoding photosystem I reaction center subunit IV B, chloroplastic-like, with protein sequence MASCSMASAASAFGLTPNAVSSNTSTAHKSTFLFLLPSKNNATSCTRLVVRASEETAPAAAATAPAEPAAPAPQAAKPPPIGPKRGTKVRILRKESYWYKGVGSVVAVDQDPKTRYPVVVRFNKVNYANVSTNNYALDEIQEIA encoded by the exons ATGGCGAGCTGCAGCATGGCATCTGCTGCATCAGCTTTTGGTTTAACACCAAATGCAGTCAGCTCCAACACGAGCACAGCCCACAAGAGCACTTTTCTCTTCTTGCTTCCTTCCAAGAACAACGCCACCAGCTGTACAAGGCTTGTCGTACGCGCCTCCGAAGAGACAGCACCAGCCGCAGCTGCTACTGCACCGGCTGAACCTGCAGCTCCCGCACCTCAGGCTGCCAAGCCACCTCCAATCGGACCCAAAAGAGGAACTAAG GTAAGAATCCTAAGGAAGGAGTCATACTGGTACAAGGGCGTGGGATCGGTTGTAGCTGTTGATCAG GACCCCAAGACTCGCTATCCAGTTGTTGTGAGGTTTAACAAAGTGAATTATGCTAATGTATCTACCAACAACTATGCATTGGATGAAATCCAAGAAATTGCATAA